TGTCAGTATAGCAAGTAATCTGACCTGCTATACTGcccaatttttcttttttttgtgaatgGTTTGACAAATATGATGCAGAGTTCTGCCCTGGCCAATAGAAATCTGATCGAGCATCTATGAGATGCAGGGGAACAACATTCCAAATCCATGGCAGCTTCACCTCAGGGTGTTGGGGGCTTACCAACAGCATGTTGGGCAGGAGCTCATGATGTCATGATGAGCTCATCAGTATATAACCCAGGCAGtcaatacaaaataaaaaaaaaaaacattccactTGTAGTGATCCAGTCCAACATGTAAAGGGATCATTGCATTCCGAAGAACAGAAGGCATATCTAGGCATGACGTGCAGCCGATCCATGTTTACAGGCATGGATAAATAAGGGAATCTTGAGGGATTATAATTTCTTTTGCCAGTTTTCTTTGAACCATCCACTAGCATTAACGTCCAGTTTGAGCTgctccataatccagtcatctTTCTGGGCCCCTTCCATAAATTCTGCAAGGGTGATTTGGCCTACGAAACAGAGGATGCATTCAAATAATCATCCAATCTCTGACTGAAACAACGATGACTCTGACGACATTGATCTCAGACATTGGTCTGACAGCATTACACCTCATTGTCACAAAACATGTCACAAAAAGACAGTTGCATTAGTTTAGGCTATAGGTATAGGCTACTGTGCATGTACCTAATACAGCAAGTCAGTTTGGTCAGTATATGAACACTAGGCTGTGCGCTaattataaataatttcttgGTAAAGGAGATCTTACCATCTTTATTTGAATCCACAAGTTCAAAGATTCTGTCACAGACTTCATTAGGTGTCATGTCTGTGTTGCTTTCCCTGAGTTTGTAAATTATCTGCAAAGTAGAACAATAACAACCACCTCTGAGTGAGTAGTTACCCAATCTTGGGTAAATGTGGCAAAGCCTGTAAACGTGGCAATATCTAGTTGTACAGTCCTCACCTTTATtatgtgtttcacctcacttcTGTCAAGTTTGCCATTTTCGTCTCTGTCATAGACTTTGAAAGACCACTTCAGTCGGTCCTCGAGTTTTCCTCTGAGGACAAGGTTCACTGCTGCTACAAACTCCATGAAGTCTATCACATTATCCTGAAAACCATACGTTATTTTATTAGAATTTCGTATTTTAAAAATTGTATATTAAGACTCAATTTTGTGTTTCT
This DNA window, taken from Alosa sapidissima isolate fAloSap1 chromosome 11, fAloSap1.pri, whole genome shotgun sequence, encodes the following:
- the guca1g gene encoding guanylate cyclase activator 1g, with amino-acid sequence MGQCQSEDEEVELSQIQALYTAFMQECPSGALHLHEFRKIFGISSSSETECLYMERIFKSFDKNRDNVIDFMEFVAAVNLVLRGKLEDRLKWSFKVYDRDENGKLDRSEVKHIIKIIYKLRESNTDMTPNEVCDRIFELVDSNKDGQITLAEFMEGAQKDDWIMEQLKLDVNASGWFKENWQKKL